A genomic segment from Yimella sp. cx-51 encodes:
- a CDS encoding alkaline phosphatase family protein, whose protein sequence is MTRPLPAIPQYAASDLVGVLPAAAGAMGVRGFSSALPQARGAVVVLVDGLGLDLLRARAGHAPFLRSLLAGATDATAGFPSTTATSMGTFGTGLPPGAHGMLGYQVVDPATDRLFNELSWLNGPDPRSWQSRPTVFEHVASAGYEVTMVANDYFEGSGLTTAALRGAGFATAATLGQRVDLVLNRVRRTPRSLTYLYWGNLDRTGHEFGCGSWQWVAELEVIDDELQRLSAGLPAGVALTVTADHGMVDVPDDGKIDIAFDAELAAGVRHTGGEMRALQLYCTPGASQDVLATWSERVGGRGWVVPMDEAVELGLFGAVDARINPRLADVLVMMDGPYGIWDSRVMTQTVGQLVGQHGSLTPAEINIPVLHRHPK, encoded by the coding sequence GTGACCCGGCCGCTCCCAGCGATCCCGCAGTACGCCGCGTCCGATCTGGTCGGCGTGCTGCCCGCAGCAGCGGGTGCGATGGGCGTACGCGGCTTCTCCTCTGCACTCCCGCAGGCTCGGGGTGCCGTGGTCGTCCTGGTCGACGGGCTCGGACTCGACCTGCTGCGCGCACGGGCCGGGCACGCGCCCTTCCTGCGTTCCCTGCTGGCGGGCGCCACCGATGCCACAGCAGGATTCCCGTCGACGACCGCCACCAGCATGGGCACCTTCGGCACCGGCCTGCCACCGGGCGCGCACGGGATGCTCGGCTACCAGGTGGTCGACCCGGCGACCGACCGGCTGTTCAACGAACTGTCCTGGTTGAACGGCCCCGACCCGCGCTCCTGGCAGAGCCGGCCGACGGTGTTCGAGCACGTTGCCTCGGCAGGGTATGAGGTCACGATGGTGGCCAACGACTATTTCGAGGGATCGGGTCTGACGACCGCCGCCCTGCGCGGTGCCGGATTCGCGACCGCTGCCACGCTGGGCCAGCGCGTCGATCTGGTGCTGAACCGGGTGCGCCGAACCCCGCGCAGTCTCACCTATCTCTACTGGGGAAATCTCGACCGCACTGGTCACGAATTCGGTTGCGGCAGTTGGCAATGGGTCGCCGAACTGGAAGTCATCGATGACGAACTCCAACGCCTTTCGGCGGGGCTTCCGGCCGGGGTTGCTCTGACGGTCACCGCCGACCACGGCATGGTCGACGTGCCCGATGACGGCAAGATCGACATCGCATTCGACGCGGAATTGGCTGCCGGCGTCCGCCACACCGGTGGGGAGATGCGGGCGCTGCAGCTCTACTGCACTCCGGGTGCCAGCCAGGACGTCCTGGCCACGTGGAGCGAGCGGGTCGGTGGGCGCGGTTGGGTGGTGCCGATGGACGAAGCGGTTGAACTCGGTCTCTTCGGCGCGGTCGACGCCCGGATCAACCCGCGGCTGGCCGACGTCCTGGTGATGATGGACGGCCCCTACGGCATCTGGGATTCACGCGTGATGACACAGACCGTCGGGCAATTGGTCGGGCAGCACGGTTCGCTCACCCCGGCCGAGATCAACATTCCGGTGTTGCACCGGCATCCGAAGTGA
- a CDS encoding DUF5998 family protein, whose amino-acid sequence MPASHLTAATLPDALLGDIQKAGYYPALVADVLKAAVGAEPVGAHLVHAETTIDEETVRRHITVLVISGGRLVIAHADDHTPSIDTPTIVARSVATATTETVPLSAIRGVMLTHVINSPEKYKAGTLGREVTVTIGWGTVSRVDMLPAACGDPDCGADHGYEGTITADDISIRVSADADGESNLHRALEFAAALSAATGR is encoded by the coding sequence ATGCCTGCCTCGCACTTGACCGCTGCCACCCTGCCCGACGCACTCCTGGGCGACATCCAGAAGGCTGGCTATTACCCGGCGCTGGTCGCGGACGTCCTCAAGGCTGCTGTCGGCGCCGAACCGGTGGGCGCACACCTGGTGCATGCGGAGACCACGATCGACGAGGAGACGGTGCGCCGGCACATCACCGTGCTCGTGATCAGCGGTGGTCGCCTGGTGATCGCCCACGCGGACGACCACACCCCTTCGATCGACACGCCCACGATCGTGGCGCGCAGCGTTGCGACCGCGACTACCGAAACGGTGCCGCTGTCGGCGATCCGGGGCGTGATGCTGACCCACGTGATCAACTCCCCGGAGAAGTACAAAGCCGGCACGCTCGGCCGCGAAGTGACGGTCACCATCGGCTGGGGCACGGTCAGCCGTGTCGACATGCTCCCGGCAGCCTGTGGTGATCCCGACTGCGGTGCCGACCACGGCTACGAGGGCACCATCACGGCCGACGACATCAGCATCCGGGTGAGCGCCGACGCCGACGGCGAAAGCAACCTGCACCGCGCCCTGGAATTCGCTGCCGCACTGTCGGCAGCAACCGGACGCTGA
- a CDS encoding GNAT family N-acetyltransferase: MSELPSGYPVGWEADVVLRDGSVAQVRPIRPDDVAALQEFHLKQSPESIYLRFFAPMKELSTKDATRFANVDYRERVALVMEASGQLIGIARYDRTDGPDGISAEVAFNVSDHYQGRGIGSVLLEHLAAIGREAGVEEFTADVLPQNRKMMGVFIDAGFGVKHHFDDGVIALSFPIESTDASEQVRMAREQRAESVSVRALLSPRSIVVIGVSRSRDSVGRDLYDHLRRDGFTGDLYAVNRTPHDELDVPVHASLADLPDTIDLAVIAVPAPQVPGVVKECAAHGVRAVLVVSSGFAEAGEDGERLQHELLRTARTHGMRVVGPNSFGLINTADDVSMNASLVPEMPPPGALGLFSQSGALALVGLESAHRRGLGVSTFVSAGNRVDVSGNDLMQYWLDDDSTRAVGMYLESMGNPRKFNRIARRLANEKPVIVVKSGVSEFGVPPGHRVRPTRIRPEAFRAMLRQAGVIRVENVHQLFDIAQLVVHQEIPQGERVAIVGNSSALGALAADSCVSWGLQVTHGPINLPPGVSQQEFHDAVKAAFEDDAVDSVVTSYLPPRATDDVGMARTLGDLAAQYEKPCVTTFLGIRGVSEALAGGITPEGRREVVPSYAMPEDAIRALAAATRYGQWRSRQSGDLVMPEGTDHDKAAGIIHNVLESAPEGRDLTQLEVSELLGAYGIHVWPSYPVKSAREAAQRALEIGFPVVLKSTSPLVRIQPITSVRADLTSISAVRNAFKTLKERLEPLGADTFVVQKMAVPGIPCVVAAGEDALFGPIVRFSLAGVPTEVMNDFGYRIPPFTAPDIDDLIDSVKAAPILDGYGDREPVDRAALADVLARVSVLVNSHPQIYELQLNPVNTHSTGAEVLGASVRIAPPIGRSDGDKRSMSSG; this comes from the coding sequence ATGAGTGAGCTGCCGTCCGGCTATCCCGTCGGTTGGGAGGCTGATGTCGTCCTGCGTGACGGCTCCGTGGCGCAGGTGCGACCGATCCGTCCCGACGATGTCGCCGCGTTGCAGGAGTTCCATCTCAAGCAGTCACCGGAGTCGATCTACCTGCGCTTCTTCGCTCCGATGAAGGAGTTGTCGACCAAGGACGCCACCCGTTTCGCCAATGTCGACTACCGCGAGCGGGTCGCGCTGGTGATGGAAGCGAGCGGCCAACTCATCGGCATCGCCCGGTACGACCGCACCGACGGTCCTGACGGGATCTCCGCCGAGGTCGCGTTCAACGTCTCCGATCACTATCAGGGCCGCGGCATCGGCTCGGTGCTGCTGGAGCACTTGGCCGCGATCGGCCGGGAGGCCGGCGTCGAGGAGTTCACCGCCGACGTCCTGCCACAGAACCGCAAGATGATGGGCGTCTTCATCGACGCCGGGTTCGGGGTCAAGCACCACTTCGACGACGGCGTGATCGCCCTGTCCTTCCCGATCGAGTCGACCGACGCCAGCGAGCAGGTGCGCATGGCGCGGGAGCAGCGGGCCGAGTCGGTCAGTGTGCGTGCGCTGTTGAGCCCGCGCAGCATCGTCGTCATCGGCGTCTCCCGCAGCCGCGACAGTGTCGGCCGCGATCTCTACGACCACCTGCGCCGCGACGGTTTCACCGGTGACCTCTACGCGGTCAACCGCACTCCGCACGACGAACTCGACGTGCCGGTGCACGCTTCCCTCGCCGACCTGCCCGACACCATCGACCTCGCGGTCATCGCCGTCCCGGCGCCGCAGGTGCCGGGAGTGGTCAAGGAATGCGCTGCGCACGGCGTCCGGGCGGTGCTGGTGGTTTCTTCCGGTTTCGCCGAAGCAGGCGAGGACGGCGAACGCCTGCAGCACGAACTGCTGCGCACCGCCCGCACCCACGGCATGCGCGTCGTCGGCCCCAACTCCTTCGGCCTGATCAACACCGCCGACGACGTGAGCATGAACGCCTCGCTGGTGCCGGAGATGCCGCCGCCGGGTGCGCTTGGTCTCTTCTCGCAGTCGGGTGCGCTCGCGCTGGTGGGTCTGGAGTCGGCGCACCGCCGCGGTCTGGGTGTCAGCACCTTCGTCTCGGCCGGTAACCGCGTCGACGTCTCCGGCAACGACCTCATGCAGTACTGGCTGGACGACGACAGCACCCGAGCCGTTGGTATGTACCTCGAGTCGATGGGCAATCCGCGCAAGTTCAACCGCATCGCCCGCCGCCTGGCCAACGAGAAGCCGGTCATCGTGGTGAAGTCGGGCGTCTCCGAGTTCGGCGTGCCGCCCGGTCACCGGGTGCGGCCGACCAGAATCCGTCCCGAAGCCTTCCGCGCCATGCTGCGGCAGGCCGGCGTGATCCGCGTCGAAAACGTCCACCAGTTGTTCGACATCGCTCAACTGGTCGTGCATCAGGAGATCCCGCAGGGTGAGCGGGTGGCGATCGTCGGTAACTCCTCGGCGCTGGGCGCCCTCGCCGCCGACTCCTGCGTCTCGTGGGGGCTGCAGGTGACGCACGGCCCGATCAACCTTCCGCCGGGTGTGTCACAGCAGGAATTCCACGACGCGGTGAAGGCCGCCTTCGAGGACGACGCGGTCGATTCCGTCGTTACCAGCTACCTCCCGCCGCGCGCCACTGACGACGTCGGCATGGCTCGGACGCTCGGCGATCTGGCGGCGCAGTACGAAAAGCCCTGTGTCACAACGTTTCTGGGTATCCGAGGCGTGTCAGAGGCGTTGGCGGGAGGCATCACGCCGGAAGGACGACGTGAGGTCGTCCCGTCGTACGCGATGCCGGAGGATGCCATCCGGGCACTGGCCGCGGCGACTCGCTACGGCCAGTGGAGGTCAAGACAGAGCGGCGACCTCGTCATGCCGGAGGGCACCGACCACGACAAGGCCGCCGGCATCATCCACAACGTGCTCGAGTCGGCCCCAGAGGGTCGCGATCTGACGCAGTTGGAGGTCAGCGAACTGCTCGGCGCCTACGGCATCCACGTCTGGCCGTCATACCCGGTGAAGTCCGCCCGCGAAGCGGCACAGCGAGCCCTCGAGATCGGCTTCCCCGTGGTGCTGAAGTCGACCTCCCCGCTGGTGCGCATCCAGCCCATCACCTCCGTGCGGGCCGACCTCACCTCGATTTCCGCCGTGCGGAATGCCTTTAAGACACTCAAGGAGCGTCTCGAACCTCTCGGCGCCGACACGTTCGTGGTGCAGAAGATGGCCGTGCCCGGCATCCCGTGTGTCGTCGCGGCGGGGGAGGACGCCCTCTTCGGCCCCATTGTGCGGTTCAGCCTGGCGGGCGTGCCCACGGAAGTGATGAACGACTTCGGGTATCGCATCCCACCGTTCACCGCGCCCGACATCGACGACCTGATCGACTCCGTGAAGGCCGCGCCCATTCTCGACGGCTACGGTGACCGCGAGCCGGTCGACCGAGCGGCGCTCGCCGACGTCCTGGCCCGGGTGTCGGTGCTGGTCAATTCGCATCCGCAGATCTACGAACTCCAACTCAACCCGGTCAACACCCACAGCACCGGCGCCGAGGTGCTCGGGGCGTCGGTGCGTATCGCGCCGCCGATCGGGCGCAGCGACGGCGACAAGCGATCGATGAGTTCAGGCTGA
- a CDS encoding RNA polymerase sigma factor, translating to MVAVASSTEAAVREVYDAHFGRLVGWATALLSDRDLAHDVATDAFIKLINHWDTVIDPRAWLYTAAANQIRDHWRKRGRESIAYNRFTGGAPVGEDSAVPEPDTAERLTVRQAVESLPERYRMTVLLHYYADLSVAQVARSIGKSEGAVKRDLFDARTLLRAQLGGTR from the coding sequence ATGGTGGCGGTCGCCAGTTCGACCGAGGCAGCCGTCCGTGAGGTGTACGACGCCCACTTCGGTCGTTTGGTCGGTTGGGCCACTGCGTTGCTGTCCGATCGCGACCTGGCCCATGACGTGGCCACGGACGCCTTCATCAAGCTGATCAACCACTGGGACACCGTCATCGACCCGCGGGCGTGGCTCTACACCGCCGCTGCCAACCAGATCCGCGATCACTGGCGAAAGCGCGGACGCGAGTCGATCGCTTACAACCGGTTCACCGGTGGTGCTCCTGTCGGTGAGGACTCCGCAGTCCCCGAGCCCGACACTGCCGAACGCCTCACGGTGCGCCAAGCCGTGGAATCGTTGCCGGAGCGGTATCGCATGACCGTGCTCTTGCATTACTACGCGGATCTGTCCGTGGCCCAGGTGGCCCGCAGCATCGGCAAATCAGAAGGAGCTGTCAAACGTGACCTCTTCGACGCCCGCACGTTGTTGCGCGCACAGTTGGGAGGCACCCGATGA
- a CDS encoding AMP-binding protein — translation MSITEPSARPSTLFARLRNSLLELRDDPAAAADAWQTPQFETFNWATDWFDVIAADPQHADRGALVIRSVDSRDEYTFAQLSRRSQQLAGWLAEAGVRQGDRVLLMLGNQVELWESMLAGIRLGAVTIPATMLLTSADLRDRVQRGEVKHVIAASSVTGAFVSVEGDFTRIAVGEPVDGWLDYADSADSQTPAPSVTTAPDDPMLLYFTSGTTSRPKLVLHTQTSYPVGHLATMYWIGLQPGDIHLNISSPGWAKHAWSNVFAPWNAAATVLVVNQPRFNAPELLGWVAEERATTFCAPPTVYRMLIQADLAAWRDRLSLREMVGAGEPLNPEVIEQVRAALGLTIRDGFGQTETTAQIANTPGQPLKPGSMGRPLPGYSVALVDPVTGEHRDAPDEEGEVCLLLDGPLGRPAGLMVGYYGDEAKTAEAMRDGVYHTGDVASQDADGYITYVGRADDVFKASDYRISPFELESVLIEHPSVAEAAVVPSPDPMRLSVPKAYVVLVEGVSPSAEVARDILAYTREHLAPYKRIRRLEFFDLPKTISGKIRRVELRQRETTSHGDGGDDTSRASAMEFWEADFPDLRG, via the coding sequence ATGTCGATCACAGAGCCTAGTGCCCGTCCCAGCACGCTCTTCGCGCGTTTGCGCAACTCACTGCTGGAGTTGCGCGACGACCCGGCAGCGGCCGCGGACGCCTGGCAGACACCGCAGTTCGAGACGTTCAACTGGGCCACCGACTGGTTCGATGTGATCGCGGCCGACCCACAACACGCCGATCGGGGCGCGCTGGTGATCCGCTCGGTCGACAGTCGCGACGAATACACCTTCGCGCAGCTCTCCCGCCGTTCGCAGCAGCTGGCCGGGTGGCTGGCCGAAGCAGGTGTGCGGCAGGGCGATCGGGTGCTGCTCATGCTCGGCAACCAGGTGGAACTCTGGGAAAGCATGCTGGCCGGCATCCGTCTCGGCGCCGTCACCATTCCCGCGACGATGCTGCTGACCTCCGCTGATCTTCGAGATCGGGTGCAGCGCGGTGAGGTCAAGCATGTGATCGCTGCCTCGTCCGTCACCGGCGCCTTCGTCTCCGTCGAGGGAGATTTCACCCGGATCGCCGTCGGTGAACCCGTCGACGGTTGGCTCGACTACGCCGACTCGGCCGACTCGCAGACACCTGCCCCGTCGGTGACGACGGCACCGGACGATCCGATGCTGCTCTACTTCACCTCCGGCACCACCTCACGCCCCAAGCTCGTGCTGCACACGCAGACCTCCTACCCCGTGGGCCACCTGGCGACGATGTACTGGATCGGCCTCCAGCCGGGCGACATCCACCTCAACATCAGTTCGCCGGGTTGGGCCAAGCACGCGTGGAGCAATGTCTTCGCGCCCTGGAACGCGGCCGCGACCGTGTTGGTGGTCAACCAGCCGCGCTTCAACGCTCCCGAACTCCTCGGCTGGGTCGCCGAGGAACGAGCCACCACCTTCTGTGCTCCCCCGACCGTCTACCGCATGCTCATCCAGGCCGATCTGGCCGCGTGGCGTGACCGGCTCAGCCTGCGCGAGATGGTCGGCGCCGGTGAACCGCTCAACCCCGAGGTGATCGAGCAGGTGCGCGCCGCGCTCGGCCTCACGATCCGCGACGGCTTCGGACAGACCGAGACCACTGCCCAGATCGCCAATACGCCGGGTCAGCCGCTCAAGCCCGGCTCGATGGGGCGTCCGCTACCCGGCTATTCGGTGGCGCTGGTCGACCCGGTCACCGGGGAGCATCGCGACGCACCCGATGAGGAGGGCGAGGTCTGTCTACTGCTCGACGGCCCGCTTGGTCGGCCCGCCGGGCTCATGGTCGGTTACTACGGCGATGAGGCGAAGACCGCCGAAGCCATGCGCGACGGCGTCTATCACACCGGCGACGTCGCCAGCCAGGACGCGGACGGCTACATCACCTATGTCGGCCGCGCAGACGACGTCTTCAAGGCCTCCGACTACCGCATCTCCCCCTTCGAACTGGAGTCGGTGCTCATCGAGCACCCCTCCGTCGCCGAAGCCGCGGTCGTCCCGTCGCCCGACCCGATGCGCTTGTCGGTGCCGAAGGCCTATGTCGTTCTCGTCGAAGGTGTTTCGCCCTCAGCCGAAGTGGCGCGCGACATCCTCGCCTACACCCGCGAACACCTCGCGCCGTACAAGCGCATTCGCCGGCTGGAGTTCTTCGACCTCCCCAAGACGATCTCGGGCAAGATCCGCCGGGTCGAGCTACGGCAGCGCGAGACCACCTCGCACGGCGACGGCGGTGACGACACCTCGCGTGCCTCGGCCATGGAGTTCTGGGAAGCCGACTTCCCGGACCTGCGGGGCTGA
- a CDS encoding nitroreductase family protein — MELQDAIRRRRMIRDFDPDRPVPHEIVDTAVELALRAPSAGFSQGWDFVVLREQHDRELFWSVTTDPDSEDDAWLRRLRQAPVLILCCGDKNTYLRRYAEPDKPWQDMDESHWPVAYWDIDTGMAAMLMLLVAVDEGLGSLFFGVPAGRGSGVLEAFGIPGDRSLIGVVALGYPRTTAPTGSTLKRRRRPTGDVVHDGRFGSPWK, encoded by the coding sequence ATGGAACTCCAGGACGCGATTCGCCGGCGGAGGATGATCCGCGACTTCGATCCCGACCGTCCGGTGCCGCACGAGATCGTCGACACCGCCGTCGAACTCGCGCTACGCGCACCAAGCGCCGGATTCAGCCAGGGGTGGGACTTCGTCGTGCTGCGTGAGCAGCACGACCGCGAACTCTTCTGGTCGGTGACCACCGATCCCGACTCCGAGGACGACGCCTGGTTGCGACGGTTGCGTCAGGCACCAGTGCTCATTCTTTGTTGTGGTGACAAGAACACCTACCTGCGTCGCTATGCCGAACCCGACAAGCCATGGCAGGACATGGACGAGTCGCACTGGCCGGTCGCCTACTGGGACATCGACACCGGCATGGCTGCGATGCTCATGCTGCTCGTGGCGGTGGACGAGGGCCTCGGAAGTTTGTTCTTCGGCGTACCGGCCGGTCGGGGCTCCGGCGTGCTCGAGGCATTCGGCATTCCGGGCGATCGCTCACTGATCGGCGTCGTCGCGCTCGGGTACCCGCGCACGACCGCGCCCACCGGCAGCACCCTCAAACGCCGCCGGCGGCCGACCGGCGATGTCGTGCACGACGGCCGGTTCGGTAGTCCCTGGAAGTAA
- the dhaK gene encoding dihydroxyacetone kinase subunit DhaK, whose translation MKKLINDPADVVADALRGIEAAHPDRLRVDHEQKVIYRADAPVKGKVGLISGGGSGHEPMHGGFVGPGMLDAACCGEVFTSPVPDQMMAATKEVDGGAGVLHIVKNYTGDVMNFEMAAEMAAEDAGVRVESIVTDDDVAVQDSLYTAGRRGVGVTVLLEKLVGAAAEEGRDLDAVLEIAKRVNGNGRSMGMALTSCTVPAAGKPTFELGEDEMEVGIGIHGEPGREKRPLAPAREIAAQLVEPILSDFDFTGAPAIVMMNGMGGTPLIELYLMYGEVTKILEAQGISVARCLVGNYITSLEMAGCSVTMLRADDELLKLWDAPVNTPGLRWGC comes from the coding sequence ATGAAAAAGCTCATCAACGACCCGGCCGATGTCGTCGCGGACGCGCTGCGAGGTATCGAGGCTGCGCACCCGGACAGGTTGCGGGTCGACCACGAGCAGAAGGTCATCTACCGCGCCGATGCCCCGGTGAAGGGAAAGGTCGGTCTGATCTCCGGCGGCGGCTCGGGCCACGAGCCGATGCACGGCGGATTCGTCGGCCCAGGCATGCTCGACGCGGCCTGCTGCGGTGAGGTCTTCACCTCCCCGGTGCCCGACCAGATGATGGCGGCCACCAAGGAGGTCGACGGCGGCGCCGGCGTACTGCACATCGTGAAGAACTACACCGGCGATGTCATGAACTTCGAGATGGCTGCGGAAATGGCGGCCGAGGACGCCGGTGTGCGCGTCGAATCGATCGTCACTGATGACGATGTGGCAGTGCAGGATTCGCTCTACACAGCGGGCCGCCGCGGAGTCGGTGTCACCGTGCTGCTGGAGAAGCTGGTGGGTGCTGCGGCCGAGGAAGGACGCGACCTGGACGCGGTGCTGGAAATCGCGAAGCGGGTGAACGGCAACGGGCGCTCGATGGGCATGGCCCTCACCTCCTGCACGGTGCCGGCCGCCGGCAAACCGACCTTCGAACTCGGCGAGGACGAGATGGAAGTGGGCATCGGCATCCACGGTGAACCTGGCCGGGAGAAGCGTCCGCTGGCCCCGGCGCGCGAGATCGCCGCGCAGCTGGTCGAGCCGATCCTGAGCGACTTCGACTTCACCGGCGCACCCGCCATCGTGATGATGAACGGCATGGGCGGCACCCCGCTCATCGAGCTCTACCTGATGTACGGCGAGGTGACGAAAATTCTTGAGGCCCAAGGAATTTCGGTGGCCCGATGCCTGGTCGGCAACTACATCACCTCGCTGGAGATGGCGGGCTGCTCGGTGACGATGCTGCGCGCCGACGACGAGCTGCTCAAGCTCTGGGACGCCCCGGTGAACACCCCCGGCCTGCGGTGGGGGTGCTGA
- the dhaL gene encoding dihydroxyacetone kinase subunit DhaL, with protein sequence MTLDLNSAGAWLADYAAQIHENADLLTDLDRQIGDADHGSNMDRGMKAVAALDTADFDDAAAYLKKAGMTLVSTVGGASGPLYGTFFLRFAGAIGEGDTAGVGAALRAGLDGVKQRGKAETGDKTMIDALAPAVDAFEAAGDSLDTALTAAAEAAAKGRDEATPLVARKGRASYLGARSADHQDPGATSMTLLIESAARTLVGR encoded by the coding sequence ATGACTCTCGACCTCAACTCCGCCGGTGCATGGCTGGCCGACTACGCCGCACAGATCCACGAGAACGCCGACCTGCTGACCGATCTCGACCGGCAGATCGGGGACGCCGACCACGGGAGCAACATGGACCGTGGCATGAAGGCCGTCGCCGCACTCGACACCGCTGACTTCGACGACGCCGCCGCGTACCTGAAGAAGGCAGGCATGACGCTGGTGTCGACCGTCGGCGGCGCGTCCGGGCCGCTCTACGGCACCTTCTTCCTGCGCTTTGCCGGCGCCATCGGTGAGGGCGACACCGCCGGGGTCGGTGCGGCGCTGCGCGCCGGGCTCGACGGCGTGAAGCAACGCGGTAAGGCCGAGACCGGCGACAAGACGATGATCGATGCGCTCGCGCCTGCGGTCGATGCTTTCGAGGCCGCTGGTGATTCGCTCGACACCGCGTTGACCGCCGCCGCGGAAGCCGCAGCCAAGGGACGCGACGAGGCCACCCCGCTTGTTGCCCGCAAGGGACGCGCGAGCTATCTGGGTGCCCGATCGGCCGACCATCAAGACCCGGGCGCGACGAGCATGACGCTGCTCATCGAATCTGCAGCACGCACCCTGGTAGGAAGGTAG
- the dhaM gene encoding dihydroxyacetone kinase phosphoryl donor subunit DhaM, with amino-acid sequence MIGIVVVSHSRALAHAAVGLAEGVFGSGHPPQIAVAAGLDDNTLGTDAAAVSEAIQQVDSGDGVLVFVDLGSAVLSAEMALEFLEPDVAQRVKITGAPIIEGLVIAVVAASTGADLEKVEAEARRALEAKGKHLAD; translated from the coding sequence ATGATCGGAATCGTCGTCGTCTCCCACAGCCGCGCCCTCGCCCACGCAGCCGTCGGGCTCGCCGAAGGGGTGTTCGGCTCAGGTCACCCGCCGCAGATCGCTGTGGCGGCCGGTCTGGACGACAACACGCTCGGCACCGATGCTGCCGCGGTCAGCGAAGCGATCCAGCAGGTCGACTCCGGTGACGGCGTCCTGGTCTTCGTCGACCTCGGCAGCGCCGTGCTCAGCGCCGAAATGGCACTCGAATTCCTCGAGCCCGACGTGGCCCAGCGGGTGAAGATCACCGGCGCCCCGATCATCGAAGGGCTCGTGATCGCCGTCGTCGCTGCATCGACAGGTGCCGATCTGGAGAAGGTCGAGGCAGAGGCACGCCGCGCACTGGAAGCCAAGGGCAAGCACCTGGCCGACTAG
- a CDS encoding alpha-hydroxy-acid oxidizing protein, whose amino-acid sequence MHPLVRQFRDRAAANVDPAFWAYVTRGMDAGVSVGEAQSAWQHYRFSPRVLRDVSTVDTRASIFGDFASPIGVAPTAFHRLAHTDGEVATATGASAAGVPLCLSSRSTCRIETVAAEVNGPWWLQIYVTKERAVTEAMVRRSVAAGATALVLTADTPYVGHRDIVGSGRPIQLDDDLALVNMGEHLSPEQFADPWAHVDQDPSIDLDAIAWLHDISGLPVIVKGVLRADDSNRFVDAGAAGIWVSNHGGRQLDRAVSTADVLPAVVAEVGDAVPVVVDGGVRDGYDVLTALALGASAVFVGRPAIWALVADGAHGVETVMTALCDELRHLMGLAGVTDLAQVRSAGLIAH is encoded by the coding sequence ATGCATCCGCTCGTCCGACAGTTCCGCGACCGTGCTGCCGCCAATGTCGATCCGGCGTTCTGGGCCTACGTGACCCGCGGCATGGATGCTGGTGTCAGCGTCGGTGAGGCCCAATCAGCTTGGCAACACTACCGATTCAGTCCGCGTGTGCTGCGTGACGTGAGCACGGTCGACACCAGGGCCAGCATCTTCGGTGACTTCGCCTCACCGATTGGCGTCGCGCCAACTGCCTTCCACCGGCTCGCACACACCGATGGTGAGGTCGCGACCGCTACCGGTGCTTCCGCGGCCGGAGTGCCGCTGTGTCTGTCGAGCCGATCGACGTGTCGGATCGAGACTGTTGCGGCCGAGGTGAACGGCCCGTGGTGGTTGCAGATCTACGTCACCAAGGAGCGCGCCGTCACCGAGGCGATGGTGCGTCGCAGTGTCGCCGCTGGTGCCACGGCGCTCGTGCTCACCGCCGACACCCCGTACGTCGGGCACCGTGACATCGTCGGCTCGGGACGGCCGATCCAGTTGGACGACGATCTCGCGCTGGTCAACATGGGCGAGCACCTGTCGCCGGAACAGTTCGCCGACCCGTGGGCGCACGTCGACCAGGACCCCTCGATCGACCTCGACGCGATCGCGTGGTTGCACGACATCAGCGGGCTACCGGTGATCGTCAAAGGTGTGCTGCGGGCGGACGATTCCAACCGCTTCGTGGACGCCGGCGCGGCCGGTATCTGGGTGAGCAATCACGGTGGGCGCCAACTCGATCGGGCCGTCTCAACTGCTGATGTGCTGCCCGCCGTCGTTGCCGAGGTCGGTGACGCCGTGCCCGTGGTCGTCGACGGGGGAGTGCGCGATGGTTATGACGTGCTGACCGCGCTCGCTCTCGGAGCGAGCGCCGTTTTCGTCGGACGTCCGGCCATCTGGGCGCTTGTCGCAGACGGTGCTCACGGCGTCGAGACGGTGATGACCGCGCTCTGCGACGAACTGCGGCACCTCATGGGCCTGGCCGGGGTCACCGACCTGGCCCAGGTGCGATCAGCGGGACTGATCGCCCACTAG